One Melospiza melodia melodia isolate bMelMel2 chromosome 1, bMelMel2.pri, whole genome shotgun sequence genomic window carries:
- the OSBPL1A gene encoding oxysterol-binding protein-related protein 1 isoform X2, which produces MDSKDTITSSMSEEKVCGSGEALSNGIKKHRTSLPSPMFSRNDFSIWSILRKCIGMELSKITMPVIFNEPLSFLQRLTEYMEHTYLIHKASSLSSTTERMQCVAAFAVSAVASQWERTGKPFNPLLGETYELIRDDLGFRLLSEQVSHHPPISAFYAEGLNNDFVFHGSIYPKLKFWGKSVEAEPKGTMTLELLEHNEAYTWTNPTCCVHNIIVGKLWIEQYGNVEITNHKTGEKCVLSFKPCGLFGKELHKVEGYIQDKSKKKLCALYGKWTECLYSVDPATFEAYKKNDKKNTEEKKSSKQVGNTEESDEMPLPDSESVYVIPGSVLLWKITPRPPNSAQMYNFTSFAMALNELDKEMESVIPKTDCRLRPDIRAMENGEIDLASEEKKRLEEKQRTARKNRSKSEEDWKTRWFHQGPNPHTGTQDWLYSGNYWDRNYFNLPDIY; this is translated from the exons AACAAGCTTACCATCTCCAATGTTTTCCAGAAATGACTTCAGTATCTGGAGTATCTTAAGAAAATGCATTGGCATG GAGCTGTCGAAGATCACAATGCCGGTTATATTCAACGAGCCCCTGAGCTTCCTGCAGCGCCTGACGGAGTACATGGAGCACACGTACCTCATCCACAAAGCCAGCTCGCTTTCCAGCACCACTGAGAGGATGCAG TGTGTGgctgcatttgctgtgtctgctgtAGCCTCGCAGTGGGAACGTACTGGGAAGCCATTCAACCCATTGCTTGGAGAGACCTATGAACTGATCAG AGATGATCTTGGATTTAGACTTCTCTCAGAGCAAGTCAGCCATCATCCACCAATCAGTGCTTTCTATGCTGAAGGCTTAAATAATGATTTTGTGTTTCATGGATCAATTTATCCTAAACTCAAATTCTGGGGCAAGAGTGTGGAAGCAGAACCAAAAGGCACGATGACTTTGGAGCTTCTTGA GCACAATGAAGCCTACACATGGACAAACCCTACTTGCTGTGTGCATAACATTATTGTGGGCAAACTTTGGATTGAGCAGTATGGAAACGTGGAAATAACTAACCATAA AACTGGGGAGAAGTGTGTACTAAGCTTCAAGCCATGTGGCCTCTTTGGGAAGGAGCTGCACAAAGTTGAAGGCTACATTCAGGACAAAAG caaaaagaaactcTGTGCGTTGTATGGGAAGTGGACTGAGTGTTTGTACAGCGTTGACCCAGCTACATTCGAAGCTTACAAGAAAAATGACAAGAAAAATacagaagagaagaaaagcagTAAACAG GTGGGCAATACGGAGGAATCAGATGAGATGCCATTGCCTGACTCTGAGAGTGTGTATGTTATTCCTGGAAGTGTTTTGCTATGGAAGATAACTCCAAGGCCCCCAAATTCAGCACAG ATGTATAATTTTACAAGCTTTGCTATGGCTTTGAATGAGTTGGACAAAGAAATGGAGAGTGTCATTCCCAAGACTGACTGCCGGCTACGACCAGATATCAGAGCTATGGAAAATGGAGAAATAG ATCTGGCTAGTGAAGAAAAGAAGAGGCTAGAGGAAAAACAGAGGACCGCCCGCAAAAATCGTTCCAAGTCAGAGGAAGACTGGAAGACGAG ATGGTTCCACCAAGGCCCCAATCCCCACACTGGTACACAGGACTGGCTTTACTCTGGCAACTACTGGGACAGAAACTACTTTAATTTGCCTGATATTTATTAA